GAGGAAGACAATGTGGGCGCCGTGCTGTTCGGCTCGGACAAGGACATCAAGGAAGGCGATCGCGTCGAGCGTACCGGCCGCATCGCCTCGGTGCCGGTCGGCAAGGCGATGGTCGGACGCGTGGTCAACGCCATCGGCCATCCGGTCGACGGCAAGGGCCCGATCGGCGCCGACAAGTTCCGCACCATCGAGTTCAAGGCGCCCGGCGTGATCCAGCGCCAGCCGGTCAAGGAGCCGCTCCAAACCGGCATCAAGGCCATCGATTCCATGATTCCGATCGGCCGCGGCCAGCGCGAGCTGATCATCGGCGATCGCCAGACCGGCAAGACCACGATCGCGATCGACACCATCATCAATCAGAAGGGCACCGGCGTGATCTGCATTTACGTCGCGATTGGCCAGAAGGAATCCACGGTCGCGAACGTGGTCGGCACGCTCGAGAAGCACGGCGCCATGGAGTACACGATCGTGGTGACGGCGTCGGCTTCGGAATCCGCGCCGCTCCAGTTCATCGCGCCCTACTCGGGCTGCGCGATCGGCGAGGACTTCACCTACAACGGCGGTCACGTGTTGTGTGTCTACGACGACCTCTCGAAGCACGCCGCCGCCTATCGCCAGCTCTCGCTGCTCCTGCGCCGGCCGCCGGGGCGCGAGGCGTACCCGGGCGACGTGTTCTACCTGCACTCGCGGCTGCTCGAGCGCGCCTGCAAGCTCTCGGACGACCTGAAGGGCGGCTCGCTCACCGCGCTGCCGTTCATCGAGACTCAGGCGGGCGACGTGTCCGCCTACATTCCGACCAACGTGATCTCGATCACCGACGGCCAGATCTTCCTCGAGTCCGATCTGTTCTACGCCGGCGTCCGTCCCGCGATCAACGTCGGCATCTCGGTATCGCGAGTCGGCGGCAATGCCCAGATCAAGGCGATGCGCCAGGTGGCCGGCCGCCTGCGCCTCGACCTCGCCCAGTATCGCGCGCTCGCGGCCTTCGCCCAGTTCGGCTCCGATCTCGACAAGGCCACCCAGGCGCAGATCACCCGCGGTGAACGCATGGTCGAGCTCCTGAAGCAGGGCCAATTCGTGCCGCTGCCGGTCGAATCGCAGGTGATCTCGATCTGGGCCGGCACCAACGGCTACCTCGACGACGTTCCGGTCGCGGCGGTCCGCCGCTTCGAGACCGAGTGGCTGGCGTTCGTGGCCAAGAACTACGCCGAGGTGCCGCACAACATCCGCACCGCCAGGGCGATCTCCGACGACGACGGGAAGCGCCTGGCTGAAGCGTGCAAGGCGTTCAAGGCGCAGTTCAAGGCCTAGCGCATGGCGTCACTCAAGGACCTGCGGCGGCGCATCCGCGCCACCTCGAGCATGCAGCAGATCTTCAAGGCCATGGAGATGGTGTCCGCGGCCAAGCTGCGGCGCGCTCAGGCTCGGGCGCTGGCGGCTTCCCCGTACGCGAAGAAGATCACCGAGATGCTCGACAAGCTGGCGGGTGCTGCCGCCGAGCTCGAGCATCCGCTGTTCAAGGCTCGCGAGGTGAAGCGCACGGCGCTGGTGCTGATCACCGCCGATCGCGGCTTCGCCGGCGCCTACAACACCAATGTGCTGCGCGAGGCCGAGCGGCGCCTGCGCGCCGCCGAGCCGGGCGCGGTACAGCTCGTGGTGCTGGGGCGCAAGGGGCGTGACTATCTCAAGCGCCGCGGCTATCCGGTGCTGGCGTCTCACACGGAACTGCCCGGCGAGGCGAGTCTCGATCTGGCTCGCAAGCTCACCGACGACCTGAGCGCGCGCTTCATCGGCGGCGAAGTCGATCGCGTCGAGCTGATCTACTCGCATTTCGTGAACGCGC
Above is a window of Candidatus Sulfotelmatobacter sp. DNA encoding:
- the atpA gene encoding F0F1 ATP synthase subunit alpha codes for the protein MSFRPEEVSAVLAQELERYEAKLETKSVGTVLSVGDGIARLWGLEDAMAGELLKFPGDVVGMVLNLEEDNVGAVLFGSDKDIKEGDRVERTGRIASVPVGKAMVGRVVNAIGHPVDGKGPIGADKFRTIEFKAPGVIQRQPVKEPLQTGIKAIDSMIPIGRGQRELIIGDRQTGKTTIAIDTIINQKGTGVICIYVAIGQKESTVANVVGTLEKHGAMEYTIVVTASASESAPLQFIAPYSGCAIGEDFTYNGGHVLCVYDDLSKHAAAYRQLSLLLRRPPGREAYPGDVFYLHSRLLERACKLSDDLKGGSLTALPFIETQAGDVSAYIPTNVISITDGQIFLESDLFYAGVRPAINVGISVSRVGGNAQIKAMRQVAGRLRLDLAQYRALAAFAQFGSDLDKATQAQITRGERMVELLKQGQFVPLPVESQVISIWAGTNGYLDDVPVAAVRRFETEWLAFVAKNYAEVPHNIRTARAISDDDGKRLAEACKAFKAQFKA
- the atpG gene encoding ATP synthase F1 subunit gamma; this translates as MASLKDLRRRIRATSSMQQIFKAMEMVSAAKLRRAQARALAASPYAKKITEMLDKLAGAAAELEHPLFKAREVKRTALVLITADRGFAGAYNTNVLREAERRLRAAEPGAVQLVVLGRKGRDYLKRRGYPVLASHTELPGEASLDLARKLTDDLSARFIGGEVDRVELIYSHFVNALVRRVTAEAFLPVGTSGNAAADRGTIFEPDAETIFADLLPRYTTAKLYAAMADALASEHSARMVAMGAARKNAGELVDALTLMRNRLRQAAITKEIAELVGGAEALK